From the Lathyrus oleraceus cultivar Zhongwan6 chromosome 4, CAAS_Psat_ZW6_1.0, whole genome shotgun sequence genome, one window contains:
- the LOC127075711 gene encoding uncharacterized protein At3g28850, whose translation MAEFRNKNNTHTSSSRVPIFNRSLTTIHSEEKQALQKTQNLERVASLRGRVVKKLCSLFEPETPSSQEESTPFSNKPKPLKSTESASVSKSLDASRIIRLPGTEDRIVLYFTSLRGIRRTYEDCYAVRLILRGFRVWVDERDVSMDSCYRKELMNVLGEKSMKNVTLPQVFIRGNLVGGAEVMKQLCEIGELGKILEGFPKTKAGFVCESCGDIRFMPCGNCSGSRKVFDEDEELLKRCLECNENGLIRCPNCCSA comes from the coding sequence ATGGCAGAATTCAGAAACAAAAACAACACCCATACGTCGTCGTCTAGGGTTCCGATCTTCAACCGTTCTTTGACAACGATTCACTCAGAAGAAAAACAAGCTTTACAAAAAACCCAAAACCTCGAACGCGTCGCCTCGCTTCGCGGCAGGGTCGTCAAAAAGCTCTGTAGTTTGTTCGAACCGGAAACACCGTCTTCACAAGAAGAATCAACACCTTTCTCCAACAAACCAAAACCCTTGAAATCAACCGAATCAGCATCGGTTTCAAAATCGTTGGATGCTTCACGGATCATTCGATTACCGGGAACAGAAGATCGAATCGTGTTGTATTTCACGAGTTTGCGTGGAATTAGACGAACGTATGAAGATTGCTATGCTGTTAGGTTGATATTGAGAGGATTTAGGGTTTGGGTTGACGAAAGAGATGTTTCGATGGATTCTTGTTACAGGAAGGAACTGATGAATGTGTTGGGTGAGAAGAGTATGAAGAATGTTACCCTTCCTCAGGTTTTTATCCGAGGGAATCTCGTTGGTGGTGCTGAAGTGATGAAGCAGCTTTGTGAGATTGGTGAACTGGGGAAGATCTTGGAGGGTTTTCCGAAGACGAAAGCTGGGTTTGTTTGTGAGAGTTGTGGTGATATTAGGTTTATGCCTTGTGGGAATTGTAGTGGAAGTAGGAAGGTTTTTGATGAGGATGAAGAGTTGTTGAAGAGGTGTTTGGAGTGTAATGAAAATGGATTGATTCGGTGTCCGAATTGTTGCAGTGCTTAA